In Myxocyprinus asiaticus isolate MX2 ecotype Aquarium Trade chromosome 27, UBuf_Myxa_2, whole genome shotgun sequence, the DNA window ctaagacaggtaagtggtttagggtggttctatggaggtggggggtgtttgatgaagtgtgttaggccgaagtgagtgatgcaggtcggctaagacaggtaagtggtttagggtggttctatggagctggggggtgtttgatgaattgtgttaggccgaagtgagtgatgcaggtcggctaagacaggtaagtggtttagggtggttctatggagctggggggtgtttgatgaattgtgttaggccgaagtgagtgatgcaggtcggctaagacaggtaagtggtttagggtggttctatgctggtgggggtgtttgatgaagtgtgttatgccgGCTATAGTGACATCCCCCCGGCTAATGAGTGACATGTTGAATGCATGGGTGAAATGATACACTTGACACAGAGTTAACATTCAAAACAAAGTGCTCTTTATTTATAACATTGAACGGTGTTTAAGGCTTTATTCCAAGTGCTTTTAGGGCATGTTTTCGGGCCTTGCATGCCTCCTTGGCCGTCTGGTCTGCGACGTAGAACTGCGCAGCCGTGTCCGGGTGGTGGCACATGTAGCGACTCAGCCTGTCCCTCTGCGCCCGCTGAAGTCGTGCGAAACCCTGGGAGGAGATAAGAAGAGACATGGGTTAGGAGACTTGTGTTACTGCTGTGGATGCattgacggatggatggatggtgtatACTCACGTGTGTGACGTCGAGCAGGCGTCGAATGGCCGGGCCGCCGCTGCGATGTCCGTCGAAGGTACGAGCTTTCCCGGCGTCAGTATGAGCGTCCTGGTTAAGGTTAGGATATACGCCgttgaaacaatgtttaattgCGGCCAACTTGGACGGCCATGTTGACACGGGCGACAGCCCTTTGGACGCGGAGGTCGCGTCGTACGATATCTCGGGGACCCGGTGGGCTAGAGAGACGAGGCCGggctcgttggaaaggtctcgggCGTGCCTTTCGAATGAGGCCGGTCTCTACCCGGTGGCACTTCCGGTTCTGGAGCTAGAGGCTCAAATGTGCAAAATGCTATCTCGGGCCCCCGAGGGGCTAGAGGGTCGGGGCCGGTGTCGTTGGAAAGGGCTCGTCGAGATGTGTAAGGGCCCCGAATTTGGTGTCCCGGGGCCTCTCCGTTCCGGAGATACGGCCGTCGAAAGAGTCGTTTTCCGGAGAGGGTGTAATCCAAGGCCCGTATCTCTGAGACCCGGAGGACTACAGAGACGGTCCAGGGCTCAATCGAAGGGTCCCTTCGAGCCGCGTCGGATGAGCCTGTAACGGGGTCCGGGGTCGGTCCGGTTCGGGAGGTAGAGCCCCAAACGTAATCCGTCACGTCCACCTGAAGGCTGGAGCGGCCGCCGCTCCGCGCGACAACGGAGTAGGGAGGTGGGGGTTGGCTCGTCTGAAAGGACTCAGAAGGCCGGTTCGAACGCGACCAACCCGGAGTCTGTGCTGTGTCCGGTCCGGGAGAAACGTCCGTGGGACGTCGGGCGGTCCAGAGCCGCTGTATCCGGGAAGGAACCACCCAGGAACGTGTGGCCGGGCTCGTTGGAAAGGTCTTGCTGCGGACTTTCCAACGAGACCAACCCAGAGCCCATAGGTGGTCCCCTTCGGGAGATATGGCCGGCGGAAGAATCGGTTTTTCACGGGATCCTATCTCCGGACCACGGGCCACCTGGGCTGGAGAGTTCGAAGGTGCTTCAACAGCAGGTAAGTGTGACGGGGACAGtgacagtgtcataagccggggtgtgtgacacctgcctgggcatggtcaacttgcccccaggcccctggatgtgctgatacaacaggtaagtatgaagggtagtgtgtcagtgtattaagccagggtgagtgacacctgcctgggcatggacaacatgccccaggcccctggaggtgcttaaagaaccggtaagtgtgatgggcagagtgtcagtgtattaagccggggagagtgacacctgcctgggcatggacaacttgccccaggcccctggaggtgcttaatgaaccggtaagtgtgatgggcagagtgtcagtgtattaagccggggagagtgacacctgcctgggcatggacaacttgccccaggcccctggatgtgctgatacaacaggtaagtatgaagggtagtGTGTtagtgtattaagccggggtgagtgacacctgcctgggcatggacaacttgccccaggcccctggatgtgctgataccacaggtaagtatgaagggtagagtgtcagtgtattaagccggggtgagtgacacctgcctgggcatggacaacttgccccaggcccctggaggtgctgatACAACAAGTAAGTATGAAGGGTagtgtgtcagtgtattaagccggggtgagtgacacctgcctgggcatggacaacttgccccaggcccctggaggtgctgatacaacaggtaagtatgaagggtagtgtgtcagtgtattaagccggggtgagtgacacctgcctgggcatggacaacttgccccaggcccctggatgtgctgataccacAGGTAAGTATGATGGgtagagtgtcagtgtattaagccggggtgagtgacacctgcctgggtatggacaacttgcccccaggcccctggaagtgcttaaagaaccattaagtgtgatgggtacaaagtcattgtcataagccgggatgagtgacacctgcctgggcatggacaacttgccccaggcccctggaggtgcactaagaaccagtaagtgtgatggggacagtgtcagtgtcattagCCGAGGTGTGTGACACCTGCGGGCATGATACATAACACAAAGGGCCTGGAGGAATgatcaaaaagtgtgaaaaaatgacaaagtaattttcgggagagggtgtaagaaccaggccctctgCCGAACCGGCTGAGGCCGAGAGGGTGAGCCTTGGTGGGCATAAATCAGCTCTATGTagtgcctggaggtccaaaaagtgatgcaaaaaattttttgttgaaaaaacgaCTAAGTAtttttcgggagagggtgtaagaaccaggccctcCGCCCAACCGGCTGAGGCCGAGAGGGTGCGCCTTGGTGGGCATAAATCAGCTCTATGTagtgcctggaggtccaaaaagtgatgcagaaaaattttttgttgaaaaaacgaCTAAGTAtttttcgggagagggtgtaagaaccaggccctctgCCGAATCGTCTGAAGCCGAGAGGGTGAGCCTTGGTGGGCATGAATTGGCTTCATGTACCTCCTGGATGTCAAAATAGTGATGCTGAAAATGTTTGTGCTGATTTAATTGATGTCCATGGGGGAAAGGGTCAGTTTcaattgatttcaatggggaGACAGTGTAAATGACCTTATTCGAGCTGTGAAACACCTATTTGGGCATGAAAAATAGCCCAAAGGGCCTGGAAGTATGATCCAAAAGTGGCAAATAATGACTAAGTCAATGCAGTCTGGATGATTTGTTGTTATATGGTGTTTGATTCAGTGACTGTAGCCGAGGAAGGTGTCTGTCACCGgattgacaacatgccccaggccactggaggtgcttaaagaaccggtAAGTGTGATGGTACAGtgacagtgtcataagccggggtgagtgacacctgcttgggcatggacaacttgccccaggcccctggaagtgctgagacaaccattaagtgtgatgggtacagagtcattgtcataacccggggtgagtgacacctgcctgggcatggacaacttgccccaggcccctggaagtgctgagacaaccattaagtgtgatgggtacagagtcattgtcataacccgggatgagtgacacctgcctgggcatggacaacttgccccaggcccctggaagtgctgagacaaccattaagtgtgatgggtacagagtcattgtcataacccggggtgagtgacacctgcctgggcatggacaacttgccccaggcccctggaagtgctgatacaacaggtaagtatgaaggggacagagtcattgtcataagccggggtgagtgacacctgcctgggcatggacaacttgccccaggcccctggaagtgctgatACAaccaggtaagtatgaaggggacagagtcattgtcataagccggggtgagtgacacctgcctgggcatggacaacatgccccaggcccctggaagtgcttaaagaaccattaagtgtgatgggatacagagtcattgttataagccggggtgagtgacacctgcctgggcatggacaacatgccccaggcccctggatgagctgatacaacaggtaagtatgaaggggacagagtcattgtcataagccggggtgagtgacacctgcctgggcatggacaacatgccccaggcccctggaagtgcttaaagaaccattaagtgtgatgggtacagagtcattgttataagccggggtgagtgacacctgcctgggcatggacaacatgccccaggcccctggatgagctgatacaacaggtaagtatgaagggaaCAGAGTCAGTGTCATTAGCcgtggtgagtgacacctgcctgggcatggacaacatgccccaggcccctggatgagctgatacaacaggtaagtatgaaggggacagagtcagtgtcataagccggggtgagtgacacctgcctgggcatggacaacatgccccaggccccctggatgagctgatacaacaggtaagtatgaagggaacagagtcagtgtcataagccgtggtgagtgacacctgcctgggcatggacaacatgccccaggcccctggatgagctgatacaacaggtaagtatgaaggggacagagtcagtgtcataagccggggtgagtgacacctgcctgggcatggacaacatgccccaggccccctggatgagctgatacaacaggtaagtatgaaggggacagagtcagtgtcataagccgtggtgagtgacacctgcctgggcatggacaacatgccccaggcccctggatgagctgatacaacaggtaagtatgaaggggacagagtcagtgtcataagccggggtgagtgacacctgcctgggcatggacaacttgccccaggcccctggaggtgcactaagaaccagtaagtgtgatggggacagtgtcagtgtcattagCCGAGGTGTGTGACACCTGCGGGCATGATACATAACACAAAGGGCCTGGAGGAATgatcaaaaagtgtgaaaaaatgacaaagtaattttcgggagagggtgtaagaaccaggccctctgCCGAACCGGCTGAGGCCGAGAGGGTGAGCCTTGGTGGGCATAAATCAGCTCTATGTagtgcctggaggtccaaaaagtgatgcaaaaaattttttgttgaaaaaatgactaagtatttttcgggagagggtgtaagaaccaggccctcCGCCCAACCGGCTGAGGCCGAGAGGGTGCGCCTTGGTGGGCATAAATCAGCTCTATGTagtgcctggaggtccaaaaagtgatgcagaaaaattttttgttgaaaaaacgaCTAAGTAtttttcgggagagggtgtaagaaccaggccctctgCCGAATCGTCTGAAGCCGAGAGGGTGAGCCTTGGTGGGCATGAATTGGCTTCATGTACCTCCTGGATGTCAAAATAGTGATGCTGAAAATGTTTGTGCTGATTTAATTGATGTCCATGGGGGAAAGGGTCAGTTTcaattgatttcaatggggaGACAGTGTAAATGACCTTATTCGAGCTGTGAAACACCTATTTGGGCATGAAAAATAGCCCAAAGGGCCTGGAAGTATGATCCAAAAGTGGCAAATAATGACTAAGTCAATGCAGTCTGGATGATTTGTTGTTATATGGTGTTTGATTCAGTGACTGTAGCCGAGGAAGGTGTCTGTCACAGgattgacaacatgccccaggccactggaggtgcttaaagaaccggtaagtgtgatgggtacagtgacagtgtcataagccggggtgagtgacacctgcttgggcatggacaacttgcccccaggcccctggaagtgctgagacaaccattaagtgtgatgggtacagagtcattgtcataagccggggtgagtgacacctgcctgggcatggacaacttgcccccaggcccctggaagtgctgagacaaccattaagtgtgatgggtacagagtcattgtcataacccgggatgagtgacacctgcctgggcatggacaacttgcccccaggcccctggaagtgcacaaagaaccagtgagtgtgatgggaacaaagtcattgtcataagccggggtgagtgacacctgcctgggcatggacaacttgccccaggcccctggaggtgctgatacaacaggtaagtatgaaggggacagagtcattgtcataagccggggtgagtgacacctgcctgggcatggacaacttgccccaggcccctggaagtgctgatACAaccaggtaagtatgaaggggacagagtcattgtcataagccggggtgagtgacacctgcctgggcatggacaacttgcccccaggcccctggaagtgcttaaagaaccagtaagtgtgatgggaacagagtcattgtcataagccggggtgagtgacacctgcctgggcatggacaa includes these proteins:
- the LOC127418332 gene encoding uncharacterized protein LOC127418332, with translation MTLSLSPSHLPAVEAPSNSPAQVARGPEIGSREKPILPPAISPEGDHLWALGWSRWKVRSKTFPTSPATRSWVVPSRIQRLWTARRPTDVSPGPDTAQTPGWSRSNRPSESFQTSQPPPPYSVVARSGGRSSLQVDVTDYVWGSTSRTGPTPDPVTGSSDAARRDPSIEPWTVSVVLRVSEIRALDYTLSGKRLFRRPYLRNGEAPGHQIRGPYTSRRALSNDTGPDPLAPRGPEIAFCTFEPLAPEPEVPPGRDRPHSKGTPETFPTSPASSL